The sequence below is a genomic window from Brachyhypopomus gauderio isolate BG-103 chromosome 5, BGAUD_0.2, whole genome shotgun sequence.
GTGATAGTGATGGTAAGTCTGAATGATCATATGATCATCTCTTTTTGTTTAGGTTTTCCTAACAAAAAACAAGCATGGCCCTGATACCTTGTGTCCTGAGCTAAAACCAGTAGGACATGGCAGAGATGAATAGAACCATGTACTGTCTTAGCCAGACCGCTCTAACCCTTTTCTTCTGTCTGCAGATATTGTTGAGCAAATAGTGGAACTACTTAGGGAATATGGAGACAGACTAAATGAGGAGGTAAGTCTGCACAAGTCTGAATTTCAGGCTGGTCTTTGGTTTGGACTTTTGTGGAGGATTTTGTTTTAGAACTGTGACTGTGATTTATTcaaacaaaaaaatgtattcctagtTCACTGAACTGGTAGCTGTACTGCATGTAATTGCTCTTTACACGGAATGATTTGAGAAATTTAAACAACAAATTGCATTTCTATAATAAATGAGCATATAGTGTGTGCTAGAATCATAGGGTATTACATTGGGTTTTTGTGctatggaaaaaaaaatcaaatgaggATTCATGCTGTTGTTTGactggagaaaaaaaagattGAACGTCTACACTTCTGACATTTCTGAACCACAAAATCCAGCCGCGGTTATCAACACAGAACCAGTCGGACTATACATCTTGTAGCCAGGCTTGAGATTTATTGCTAAGTTCCTTCTATCCACAAGGTGGCACTATAAGCAAAAACATCAAGGAACATGAGTATTCGAACTTTTGATTTGATCACAAAATTATTGTTCAAGTACTAATTCAGAAAGGTGTTTCTAGTTTTATTCAAACATTTTGTACCAGGAGTACTACTATTAAATCTCAACTTCTCTCATGTGGTCTTGCACCATAGAGCAAACAGAGcaagattgggggggggggggggtgacagtcATTTATTTGACTTATTTAAACTAGGATATTGCAGTTGTCTGCAACGTAAATAATATCTCTTCAAACTGAATAAATAGAAATGGGTTCAACCATCCAAGTCTTGGCCAAAAGACCAATTGATCACATTGTATGTTGCACCCCCACAATAGTAGTTAGTGTGAGCAGCTACAGAGTGTGCTAGACATCCTCATGCCTGTGATTTCCTTTTGCCATCACCGTTCTTTCCTCTGTTACTTAGTTCCCACAATTTTATGCCCACCCGCAGATCGAGAAGGACGACCATCTTAAGCAGAAGCTGCAGGCTGCCCTGTCATACGGTTTCTTCACAAAATTGACAAAGGCCTTTTTGCGGAGACTGAGCCCCGAAGAGCTTCCTCCTGCACAGAGCCAGCAGACCACCCAGATTGCTCTCACCTGTGAAGTGACCAGGCGCTTGAATGCCTTAGACTGCCACCCAATGAACCGCGTGCTGGGCTTCGGGGCCAAATACCTACAGGACTATTTCACTCCCTGGGTTAACAGCCAGGGCGGCTATGTGAGTGCACTGCACCTGGAACCAAACCCCGGCCACGTTCATCTCACCTCAGCTAGGATTTAATCTCCCTGTGTCATTTGTTGGTTTTCTCCCTGCCATTAATGAGTTGCAATGCATTAATGTCATTTGCTATTGCCTTTGTTGTTGTAAATAATACATAGTTCTTCATATAGATGTCTGTAGTATTATACGTGTCAGTAATAATATACATGTATCGGTAGTATTCTAAATGTCGGTAGTATTATATATGCATCAGGAGTATTCAACATGTATCAGTAGTATTAAATGTGTTAGTAGTATTATACATGTATCAGGAGCATAAAACATGTCAGTAGTATTATACATGTCAGTAGTATTATACATGTCAGTAGTGTTATAAATGTCAGGATTTGCACTCAGAAGTAAAGCTGCACACATTTTTCTGAATTGCTACTCTATTTCCATATTATTTATTCCTCATAACTTGTGACATGTTGGACCATAGAgtataataaaaacaaaaaccaaaagaTACATTTTTGACATAATAATTTGGTTTGTCTTTTCAGGAAGAGGTTTTTAGCTCCAacaatgatgaagaggaagaggaaatcCATTGAGCCATGAGGAGTTGTACAGTTTACTCTATAACTACGGGAAGGATTTGAGAAAACAGCTAAATCATTCTCAGGGTTCAAGTCAGTTAGGATGTTAAATAACATTCATAGTTAGGTACCTTTATTGATGAGGCTAATTGTGCCAGTGCTGTTGTTTGTCCCAAGTTGTTTGCATTTTTTTATGGTGTGTTTTGTGGGTCATGagtttttgtaaaaaaataaaatgtaacaaAACTACTGATCGTAGATGGTTCTGTTGAATGTCTTGATGAATAGATACATGAATCTGGAGCAAGGAGCAGGGTTATTTTGATTTACggataacacccccccccccccaaaaacaggTGCAGGTAGCACGTTGGAGTTTTATTTATTGAAATATCTTCTCAGGGCAGCATGACATACGATTGGCTCTGGGAAACAGCCAATCGGAACACAGGGGGGCGTGGCTATCAGCAATTTGTATTTTGCGCCAAACGGCCGTCGTGGCTATCAGCAATTTGTATTTTGCGCCAAACGGCCGTTGCTACGGAGCAGCGAAGCAGAGAGGACCACGAGAATTATTTGAGAATCCTTCAAATAAAGTGGTAAGTGCAGGCGTAATGGCAAGTTGACATGTTTTCCTCTTGGTTATTTTAAACAGGAGAACGCATAGCGGTTGAGAAGTTATTCCACTGAGCTAGCTAGCACGGCTGATAGCTGACTGCCTGCTTAACTTTACCTTGAAATTAACCACAACGTGCTAACATGCTAATCTAACTTGCCTACTAATAGTTAGCTCCTAAAGCAGCTTGTGGTGGTTATGTTTATTCTGTTCTTGGAGCAGCTTATAGTGGAGCTCCTCTACATTCTGCTCCTAAAGCAGCTTGTggtggttatgtttatattctgttcttagagcagcttacagtaaagcagcttgtggtggttatgtttatattctgttcttagagcagcttacagtaaagcagcttgtggtggttatgtttatattctgttcttagagcagcttacagtacagctcctctacattctgctcctaaagcagcttgtggtggttatgtttatattctgttcttagagcagcttacagtaaagcagcttgtggtggttatgtttatattctgttcttagagcagcttacagtaaagcagcttgtggtggttatgtttatattctgttcttagagcagcttacagtaaagcagcttgtggtggttatgtttatattctgttcttagagcagcttacagtaaagcagcttgtggtggttatgtttatattctgttcttagagcagcttacagtacagctcctctacattctgctcctaaagcagcttgtggtggttatgtttatattctgttcttagagcagcttacagtaaagcagcttgtggtggttatgtttatattctgttcttagagcagcttacagtaaagcagcttgtggtggttatgtttatattctgttcttagagcagcttacagtaaagcagcttgtggtggttatgtttatattctgttcttagagcagcttacagtacagctcctctacattctgctcctaaagcagcttgtggtggttatgtttatattctgttcttagagcagcttacagtaaagcagcttgtggtggttatgtttatattctgttcttagagcagcttacagtacagctcctctacattctgctcctaaagcagcttgtggtggttatgtttatattctgttcttagagcAGCTTACAGTTTGTAAGATGTTTTTTTAACTAAAATGTTGTAACTGAGATTTAAATTCAAAACATGTTCACTAAATTCAGGTTAAGGTCTGTTTGCCTCTTTTTTACACTTAAGACAACATTTTTGGTAATATAGGCTATATTTTAAAACATGCAGTGTTTGCAACACTTATGTTGAGTTTTCATTGAATTCTCTCTAAGAGTTCTGTTTTAAATCTCCACAGGAATTTTGCCCTACGTCCTGTAATGTACGGTAGGTATGTCTTAAAATTTTTAGTttaaaattatataatatattaatcAGTTATTTGATTTATACAGACCTTCAGAAACTAATAGAGAGGGATGACATCCCTGGCCATATtcttttgggacatgtggggCTGTTCCCACTAACTGTAGACAGCTTTCGGTCATTGTATGGCCCAAACAGAATTTCAGATGAGGTATGTATAGCCTGAAACACACCCACATTGGACCTTTGCACAGGGAGCCACTCACAAATTCTTTGCCTTTACAACTGCCTATGTATATTGCAGtagtttttttctttgttttctgtACCACAATGTAATTTTAATTGGCTTTTAATTTTAATGATGTATTTCTTTGAGCATGTTTGAATATGAGGTGCTACTTTTTTCTGCCATTCTCATCACCACATATCTGGTAATGCAAAAATAAATTTACGTCTTAATTTTTATGCTGTCAaagatttaaatgttttaatgcatTGAAGTTTATTGGTTTTATTTGGTGACGCAAAAATAATCCACACTCTGGCTGTAAAATTTATTGTAATAGACAAATTGATAAATTCTCCAGCTGATGAACTTTTGGGGATTGAGGATGTTTCTATTTCAAACTCTGCCATTAACTCACTTACAGAAGTTTTAATATAACCGGAATGTGGATCAAGTTTGACTCACACTCACCAACTTTACTCACCAAGTTAAATTGACATATTatatattactattattacccCTGCTTTCTATTTGttttatatgtgtgtgaatTCTTCTGATATTTGTGTATACCGACTTCTGTACACTGATGTCTTATTTGTCAAAAGTGTTGAATAAACAACTTCTTTGCTTTTAGATCATGGATGCCCTTTTCCACCTTAAGAGAAAGGTAATGTGCCATTTCATCttttgcagtgtttttttttttttacttaacaTTTTTGCATGTTAAGGAGAAATGGCCTCTGCAACATTCATAGGGTGATTTGGATCTTCTTGCCATAACGACCCATAGCATGTCAAAGATCCTTGGTGGGTGCAAAAGGGCAAGGAGTACATACTTCATGAAGGTATAATTAATATTCTTAAGACCTCACGTTACAGTTTTTGTCCCATCAGTGTCCAGTGTTCACTCTAAATGTTACAATACTTTGACCAAATATATATGTTAAGACACAATCCTTTCCAATATTATTTTGCCTTCTAAGACTGACAAACTACAAAACTACAAAAGAGTTATGGGTCCTTACCTAGAGGGAGATCACTGGACCTTTTTTGTAAGTAAATCAGTTCTGCAAATCATTAATTAAGTTATTTAAGTTTCCTAGCAGT
It includes:
- the LOC143514090 gene encoding uncharacterized protein LOC143514090; protein product: MANGIQQQTDQASEDTLMLDKDSIEFKLIVAYSMRNDHSHSHHQSSGEGEAKFDSPEDHSKEEKRKKKKKNKLLKLISCFQPEKDDAIQEEEHRPQPAVFSDEQYLEGVANELTKITDSVHFLPGEIESDSDDIVEQIVELLREYGDRLNEEIEKDDHLKQKLQAALSYGFFTKLTKAFLRRLSPEELPPAQSQQTTQIALTCEVTRRLNALDCHPMNRVLGFGAKYLQDYFTPWVNSQGGYEEVFSSNNDEEEEEIH